The Montipora capricornis isolate CH-2021 chromosome 3, ASM3666992v2, whole genome shotgun sequence genome window below encodes:
- the LOC138040719 gene encoding zinc finger protein 709-like, with amino-acid sequence MMSRSVKERNCRCVNKGTWCIQKRSCLNEEQSLLRDEQVHTGEKHNECKECGKCFSEAEKLKKRERTHTGEKPYQCEQCGKCFTEAGNLRTPERVNTGEKPYKCKQCGNCFSKAGSLKTHERDHTGEKPYECKECGKCFSEAGKLKIHERVHTGEKPYKCKQCGKCFSVASNLRAHERVHTGEKPYKCKQCGNCFSNAGHLKTHERVHTGEKPYKCKQCGKCFSIASNLRAHERVHTGEKPYQCKQCGKCFSEAGKLKIHERVHTGEKPYKCKQCGKCFSQAGSLKIHERVHTGEKPYKCKQCGNCFSKAGNLKTHERVHTGEKPYDCKQCGKCFSEAGSLKIHERVHTGEKPYECKQCGKCFSKAGSLKIHERVHTGEKPYECKQCGNCFSNAANLKTHERVHTGEKPYECKQCGKCFSFASNLRRHERVHTGEKPYECKQCGKCFSKAGSLKIHERVHTGEKPYECKQCGNCFSNAANLKTHERVHTGEKPYECKQCGKCFSFASNLRRHERVHAREKRYKRKPKGNCFRNKKSVRKHEKPLGRSASASEHDVEFHRPCTPQEHSSNQGENYSCWLCKEEFCSFVGRYFAAICVHPFLRIGTASLQENYEFEMIRAVVGEKSHTEVLREITNRKRCQDQLSTGIPTWSIGVLVITRKQGVSTRNKVKRHEEVRTGEELYKCKKCGNCFTEKGSLTRHARIHNAEKSYQCKRCGKCFSRTGALRTHERVHTGEKPYNCQHCGKCFSQVGHLRTHKRVHTGEKPHKCQQCGKCFNRVGSLRRHERVHTGEKPYNCQHCDKCFSESGTLTRHRRVHTKEKPYNCQSCGKSFSQAGHLRAHKRVHTGEKAHKCQQCGKCFKRAGNLRRHERVHTGEKP; translated from the exons ATGATGTCAAGATCAGTTAAGGAAAGAAACTGCCGTTGTGTCAACAAGGGTACTTGGTGTATACAGAAAAGAAGCTGTCTCAACGAGGAACAAAGTCTTTTGAGAGATGAAcaagtccatactggagagaagcataatgaatgcaaagaatgtggcaagtgtttcagCGAAGCagagaaattaaagaaacgTGAAAGAacccatactggagagaaaccttatcaATGCGAACAATGTGGTAAGTGTTTTACCGAAGCAGGAAATTTAAGGACACCTGAAAGAGTaaatactggagagaagccttataaatgcaaacaatgtggtaacTGTTTTAGCAAAGCAGGAAGTTTAAAGACACACGAGAGAgaccatactggagagaaaccttatgaatgcaaagaatgtggcaagtgttttagcgaagcagggaaattaaagatacatgaaagagtccatactggagagaagccttacaagtgcaaacaatgtggcaagtgcttTAGCGTTGCAAGTAATTTAAGGGCacacgaaagagtccatactggagagaaaccttataaatgcaaacaatgtggtaacTGTTTTAGCAATGCCGGACATTTAAAGACACATGAacgagtccatactggagagaagccttacaaatgcaaacaatgtggcaagtgcttTAGCATTGCAAGTAATTTAAgggcacatgaaagagtccatactggagagaaaccttatcaatgcaaacaatgtggcaagtgttttagcgaagcagggaaattaaagatacatgaaagagtccatactggagagaagccttacaaatgcaaacaatgtggcaagtgttttagccaagcaggaagcttaaagatacatgaaagagtccatactggagagaaaccttataaatgcaaacaatgtggtaactgttttagcaaagcaggaaatttaaagacacatgaacgagtccatactggagagaaaccttatgactgcaaacaatgtggcaagtgttttagcgaagcaggaagcttaaagatacatgaaagagtccatactggagagaaaccttatgaatgcaaacaatgtggcaagtgttttagcaaagcaggaagcttaaagatacatgaaagagtgcatactggagagaaaccttatgaatgcaaacaatgtggtaacTGTTTTAGCAACGCAGCAAATTTaaagacacatgaaagagtccatactggagagaaaccttatgaatgcaaacaatgtggcaagtgcttTAGCTTTGCCAGtaatttaaggagacatgaaagagtccatactggagagaagccttatgaatgcaaacaatgtggcaagtgttttagcaaagcaggaagcttaaagatacatgaaagagtgcatactggagagaaaccttatgaatgcaaacaatgtggtaacTGTTTTAGCAACGCAGCAAATTTaaagacacatgaaagagtccatactggagagaagccttatgaatgcaaacaatgtggcaagtgcttTAGCTTTGCAAGTAATTTAAGGAGACACGAAAGAGTCCATGCTAGAGAGAAGCGTTACAAACGTAAGCCAAAAGGAAACTGTTTTCGCAACAAAAAAAGTGTCAGGAAACATGAAAAACCACTAGGACGTTCTGCAAGTGCAAGTGAACACGATGTAGAGTTCCATCGCCCCTGCACTCCACAGGAACATAGCTCAAACCAGGGTGAAAACTACAGCTGTTGGCTTTGCAAAGAGGAGTTTTGCA GTTTCGTTGGACGTTACTTCGCCGCCATATGCGTTCACCCTTTTCTAAG AATTGGCACTGCTTCCTTGCAAGAAAACTACGAGTTTGAGATGATTCGAGCTGTTGTGGGCGAAAAATCCCATACAGAAG TGCTAAGGGAGATCACAAACCGTAAAAGATGTCAAGATCAGTTAAGCACAGGCATTCCCACGTGGTCAATAGGGGTTCTTGTGATAACCAGAAAACAAGGTGTCTCAACAAGGAACAAAGTTAAGAGACACGAAGAAGTCCGTACTGGAGAGGAGCTGTATAAATGCAAGAAGTGTGGGAACTGTTTTACTGAAAAAGGAAGTTTAACAAGACACGCCAGAATACATAACGCCGAAAAATCCTATCAATGCAAAcggtgtggcaagtgttttagccgaaCAGGAgctttaaggacacatgaaagagtgcatactggagagaagccttataacTGCCAACATTGTGGCAAATGCTTTAGCCAAGTAGGACATTTAAGAACACataaaagagtccatactggagagaagcctcaTAAATGccaacagtgtggcaagtgttttaacCGAGTAGGAAGtttaaggagacatgaaagagtccacactggagagaagccttataacTGCCAACATTGTGACAAGTGTTTTAGCGAATCAGGAACTTTAACGAGACATCGAAGAGTCCATACCAAAGAGAAGCCTTATAACTGCCAAAGCTGCGGCAAAtcttttagccaagcaggacaTTTAAGAGCACataaaagagtccatactggagagaaggcTCATAAATGccaacagtgtggcaagtgttttaagcgagcaggaaatttaaggagacatgaaagagtccatactggagagaagccttaa